The following are encoded together in the Blattabacterium cuenoti BPAA genome:
- a CDS encoding translocation/assembly module TamB domain-containing protein, producing the protein MNNIFFYQFQKKRTLILLFLLGFLLFSVYYQKQKIKEKVSTFFLKIFLKKVRNHWNEKIIIKHASINFLERELIFKDLKILDHHRFSFIHISKCKISIDNLLYFIFVNSEHLKIRNIFIENSSFFIKKYFKEKENNILFFIKNFLIHKKLNKSRINFITCSKLTINQSYLEYQNTSFNKKIFQYFFSSWITNIQIDNTKIKASIFSFQSKKGFIKKNKFPFIRHLSCDLIYYYSVPKLKGKNVFLKTTSSSLKGNFTLFQTQESKNVFPKKNIQCQILEGSKLGSDLGVLFYNKWNSCSKIFIQGTIHGNFNDENKMFVLYNISITDSKKNKLFANQIHIFYDVKKKWKKIKFFKTFFQFHPSDMKKTILYNLDSTFQFSRLFFNLKQPIIYQGDFLLSSFGNKKNLIKIKGIVKNRFFVVKITTYVYFSNQQYIGKIFIEKKYFFLRKKPIINTTLSNLCILNLKKNFYNVFITLLFSYSEYKIHFTGKVFENLQNIYVNIYNKNKINRRIKIIFINNHKNQSFQKIRINMHDMIIGHIYGYIKWKNLFKIYCLKNPYNKKETQYVKFNFLIKKSFFDLIEPMKNRNILSDIQISGEKKDNTFKMIFYTKSIQLNNILIDQLFVMIDSSLKEKIKIHVEKIISKNFFSKKINISIFDYTNFWIINSKFFFKLKKQEYKEQILNFFCKTKGNVLTCNPFLSKLNINGNNWMIDYNYPNNLGIIKIDLIHQKYIIDNIIFSYEKQKIIVNANCIKNKQKMFQFYLKNVPLKKIIFNKNIDGLANGFFCYKNVYNKIEPNINIDIKNFSIGKKFLGNFSIYSLKKNKKDYEINGILRKNSCDILKIFGNIKNEYPNQPQLNLDIIIQNLKINNFSFFWKKMNTEIRGNITGKIQIFGHLNDPHYFGKLEISKFGIKINSAKTNYEIINPAYINIFSEFCTLSTSYFVDTKYNTTGYINGFFSHKNLIQWNLIKLSINTKNLLVLDSDETHNNFLFGKIFTHGKIQITKRENRTLISMKNGEILNSSHLYIKPKILEFHKKNLSKKKLNDLKKKEEDDSLLIDINTIINQNTKVSIFLDKNHFIEFRGEGSFSIKKTFKKNVQTSGRYFVKDGFYHFYKNDKIPIKLEKTFKIKPGGSITWKNDFYQSNMINLIAYETKYVYNIIEYIEDFFIEENSKNHKNIIFTELRIHISGKIQKPNINMDILFPDTQKSIQKKLSEKLNSFEEKTMQFVSILILEKFFIKKNFFYFSIYEIILNKIKNILSSYNNPN; encoded by the coding sequence ATGAATAATATTTTTTTTTATCAATTTCAAAAAAAAAGAACCCTTATTCTACTTTTTTTATTAGGATTTCTTTTATTTTCTGTTTATTATCAGAAACAGAAAATAAAAGAAAAAGTTTCCACATTTTTTTTGAAAATTTTTTTGAAAAAAGTAAGGAATCATTGGAATGAAAAAATTATTATCAAACATGCCTCTATTAATTTTTTAGAAAGAGAACTTATTTTTAAAGATCTAAAAATTTTAGATCATCATCGTTTTTCTTTTATTCATATATCTAAATGTAAAATATCCATTGATAATTTACTTTATTTTATTTTTGTAAATTCAGAACATTTAAAAATAAGAAATATTTTCATTGAAAATTCTTCTTTTTTTATAAAAAAATATTTTAAAGAAAAAGAAAATAATATTCTTTTTTTTATCAAAAATTTTTTGATTCATAAAAAATTAAATAAATCTCGCATCAATTTTATTACCTGTTCCAAATTAACAATCAATCAATCTTATTTAGAATATCAGAATACAAGTTTTAATAAAAAGATTTTTCAATATTTTTTTTCTAGTTGGATAACTAATATTCAAATTGATAATACAAAAATAAAAGCTTCTATTTTTTCTTTTCAATCTAAAAAAGGATTTATTAAAAAAAATAAATTTCCTTTCATAAGACATTTATCTTGTGATTTAATATATTATTATTCAGTTCCAAAACTAAAAGGAAAGAATGTCTTCTTAAAAACAACTAGTAGTTCTTTAAAAGGAAATTTCACTTTATTTCAAACTCAAGAAAGTAAAAATGTTTTTCCAAAAAAAAACATACAATGCCAAATTTTAGAAGGATCAAAATTAGGTTCAGATCTTGGAGTTTTGTTTTATAACAAATGGAACTCTTGCTCGAAAATATTTATTCAAGGTACTATTCATGGAAATTTTAATGATGAAAACAAAATGTTTGTTCTTTACAATATTTCTATAACAGATTCAAAAAAGAACAAATTATTCGCAAATCAAATTCATATTTTTTATGATGTAAAAAAGAAATGGAAAAAAATAAAGTTTTTTAAAACTTTTTTTCAATTCCATCCTTCTGATATGAAAAAAACAATTCTATATAATTTGGATTCAACATTTCAATTTTCTAGACTGTTTTTTAATTTAAAACAACCTATTATTTATCAAGGAGATTTCCTACTATCCTCATTCGGAAACAAAAAGAATTTAATAAAAATAAAAGGAATTGTTAAAAATCGTTTTTTCGTAGTTAAAATAACTACTTACGTTTATTTTTCGAATCAACAATATATAGGTAAAATTTTTATAGAAAAAAAATATTTTTTTTTAAGGAAAAAACCAATTATAAATACAACATTATCAAACTTATGTATTCTAAATTTAAAAAAAAATTTTTATAATGTTTTTATAACTCTACTATTTTCTTATTCAGAATATAAAATCCATTTTACAGGAAAAGTATTTGAAAATCTTCAAAATATATATGTTAATATATACAATAAAAACAAAATTAATAGAAGGATTAAAATAATATTTATCAATAATCATAAAAATCAGTCTTTTCAAAAGATCAGGATAAACATGCATGATATGATTATTGGTCATATTTATGGATATATAAAATGGAAAAATTTATTCAAAATTTATTGTTTAAAAAATCCATATAATAAAAAAGAAACCCAATATGTAAAATTTAATTTTTTGATTAAAAAATCTTTTTTTGATCTTATAGAACCAATGAAAAACAGAAATATACTTTCTGATATTCAAATTTCAGGAGAAAAAAAAGATAATACATTCAAAATGATTTTTTATACAAAATCCATACAATTAAATAATATTTTGATTGATCAATTATTTGTAATGATAGATTCTTCTTTGAAAGAAAAAATAAAGATTCATGTAGAAAAAATCATTTCTAAAAATTTTTTTTCTAAAAAAATAAATATATCTATTTTCGATTATACAAATTTTTGGATAATAAACTCTAAGTTTTTTTTCAAATTAAAAAAACAAGAATACAAGGAACAAATACTGAATTTTTTTTGCAAAACAAAAGGAAATGTTCTCACATGTAATCCCTTTCTTTCTAAATTAAATATAAATGGAAATAATTGGATGATTGATTATAATTATCCTAACAATTTAGGAATCATTAAAATCGATTTAATCCATCAAAAATATATTATTGATAATATTATTTTTTCCTATGAAAAACAGAAAATTATTGTTAATGCAAATTGTATTAAAAATAAACAAAAAATGTTTCAATTTTATCTCAAAAATGTACCATTAAAAAAAATCATATTTAATAAAAATATAGATGGATTAGCAAATGGTTTTTTTTGTTATAAAAATGTTTATAATAAAATTGAACCTAACATTAATATAGATATTAAAAATTTTTCAATTGGAAAGAAATTTTTAGGAAATTTTTCCATTTATTCTTTAAAAAAAAATAAAAAAGATTATGAGATTAATGGAATTCTTAGAAAAAATTCTTGTGATATTTTGAAAATATTTGGAAATATTAAAAATGAATACCCAAATCAACCCCAACTTAATTTGGATATCATCATTCAAAATTTGAAAATAAATAATTTTTCTTTTTTTTGGAAAAAAATGAATACCGAAATCAGAGGAAATATAACAGGAAAAATACAAATTTTTGGTCATTTGAATGACCCTCATTATTTCGGAAAATTAGAAATTTCAAAATTTGGAATCAAAATCAATTCTGCAAAGACAAATTATGAAATTATAAATCCTGCTTATATCAATATTTTTTCTGAATTTTGCACTTTATCCACTTCTTATTTCGTAGATACTAAATATAATACAACAGGATATATTAATGGTTTTTTTTCACACAAAAACCTTATTCAATGGAATTTAATAAAATTATCTATCAATACAAAAAATTTGCTTGTTTTAGATTCGGATGAAACACACAACAATTTTTTATTTGGAAAGATCTTTACTCATGGAAAAATTCAAATAACAAAAAGAGAAAATCGTACTCTGATTTCCATGAAAAATGGAGAAATTTTGAATTCTTCTCATTTATACATTAAACCTAAAATATTAGAATTTCATAAAAAAAATCTATCCAAAAAAAAATTAAATGATCTCAAAAAAAAAGAAGAAGATGATTCTTTACTAATAGATATTAATACTATTATAAATCAAAATACAAAAGTATCAATATTCTTAGATAAAAATCATTTTATTGAATTTAGAGGAGAAGGTTCTTTTTCAATAAAAAAAACATTCAAAAAGAATGTACAAACTAGTGGTAGATATTTTGTAAAAGATGGATTTTATCATTTTTATAAAAATGATAAAATTCCCATAAAGTTAGAAAAAACATTCAAAATAAAACCGGGAGGATCTATTACTTGGAAAAATGACTTTTATCAATCGAATATGATTAATCTCATTGCTTATGAGACTAAATACGTATACAATATTATTGAATATATAGAAGATTTTTTCATAGAAGAAAATTCAAAGAATCATAAAAATATAATATTTACAGAATTAAGAATTCATATTTCCGGTAAAATACAAAAACCTAATATTAATATGGATATTCTTTTTCCTGATACTCAGAAAAGTATACAAAAAAAACTATCAGAAAAATTAAACTCTTTTGAAGAAAAAACAATGCAATTTGTATCTATTCTAATATTAGAAAAATTTTTTATAAAAAAAAATTTTTTCTATTTTTCTATATATGAAATTATTTTGAACAAAATAAAAAATATATTATCATCATATAATAATCCAAATTAA
- a CDS encoding Lrp/AsnC family transcriptional regulator produces MILRYNTDEIDNTIVRKLNINARTPYTEISKQISQEIKPLSVGTVHVRVKKLEDAGIIKGSTLIIGYESLGFHLIAFVGILSDSRESKLVKEELKKIPNIVQLYITSGKYNLFCRIIARDPSDARDVISKIGEIKGVLRTESTICLEESINDENRLLSNILQKHQNIL; encoded by the coding sequence ATGATTCTAAGATATAATACAGACGAAATCGACAATACTATTGTTAGAAAATTAAACATAAATGCTAGAACTCCCTACACTGAAATCAGTAAACAAATCAGTCAAGAAATCAAACCATTATCTGTTGGAACCGTTCATGTTAGAGTAAAAAAATTAGAAGATGCAGGAATTATAAAGGGAAGTACTTTAATTATAGGATATGAGTCATTAGGATTTCATTTAATAGCTTTCGTAGGAATTTTATCGGATTCTCGTGAATCTAAATTAGTAAAAGAAGAATTAAAAAAAATACCAAATATAGTTCAACTCTATATCACTTCAGGAAAATATAATCTATTTTGTAGAATTATTGCTAGAGATCCTTCAGATGCAAGAGATGTGATTTCTAAAATAGGGGAAATAAAAGGAGTACTCAGAACAGAATCTACTATTTGTCTAGAAGAAAGTATCAATGATGAAAATAGATTATTATCCAATATTTTACAAAAACATCAAAACATCTTATAA
- a CDS encoding HD family phosphohydrolase: protein MANFFKFYNKNIAYKILVLIIAVLLLTFFFPKKEIMKYEFLEGKTWSYENLFSPFNFLVPKNSQDIDLEIQKLKKHQEIFCIKNEKTVKNIKKKLKKISIIRKNKHYNQIVHRIINTIYKYGYLDNYDNFTKQNKNSIIFLKKDKSWIPILYQNIITYDKINDLLEKNFRKKSDHGIRILKKILRKIIAPNLFYSQYYTDFFLKKKIQSIKKIKYSFTKGDNIINSNEIISKNKFQILSSFKKEYENKIWNNKKYYCLVIGYFFIISMILTLFMLYVFYFENKIFQNNRKLNFLIINILLISLITIMILKYKSKILYIIPFCILPISVRAFFNLNLSIFIHLITILLLSLITPNSFEFIFLQMIAGFLVMLTKKNISKMENLFIAAAKITITYITTFSLLTLIREGSLEKISWDTFSLFFFSGILTTLFVHPLIFLFEKLLNLTSDISLLELSDTNTPILRLLSQKAPGTLQHVLTVANIAEETAVAIGANSLLVRIGSIYHDIGKIKKSKYFIENQQNIINPHQKLSPKQSAKIILEHVSIGVKLAKKYHLPDSITDFIRTHHGNSIVYSFYEKQKKIYPNIKVDKKQFQYSGPKPFSKETAIVMIADSIEAASKSIKNPSDKDLENLVENIIEKQKIENQFSNADITLKEIEKVKQVLKKKLKNIYHTRII from the coding sequence ATGGCTAACTTCTTTAAATTTTATAATAAAAACATTGCATATAAAATTTTAGTTTTAATTATTGCAGTTTTATTACTGACATTTTTTTTCCCAAAAAAAGAGATCATGAAATATGAATTTTTAGAAGGAAAAACTTGGTCTTATGAAAATTTATTTTCTCCATTTAATTTTTTAGTTCCAAAAAATAGTCAAGATATAGATTTGGAAATCCAAAAATTGAAAAAACATCAAGAGATATTTTGTATTAAAAATGAAAAAACAGTAAAAAATATAAAAAAAAAGTTAAAAAAAATTTCAATTATACGAAAAAACAAACATTACAATCAAATTGTTCATAGAATAATCAATACAATATATAAATATGGATATCTGGATAATTATGATAATTTCACAAAACAAAATAAAAATTCTATAATTTTCTTGAAAAAGGATAAAAGTTGGATTCCCATTTTATATCAAAATATTATTACATATGATAAAATCAACGATCTTCTTGAAAAGAATTTCAGGAAAAAAAGTGATCATGGTATAAGGATTTTAAAAAAAATTTTAAGAAAAATTATCGCACCTAATTTATTTTATAGCCAATATTATACAGATTTTTTTTTGAAAAAAAAAATTCAATCTATAAAAAAAATTAAATATTCCTTTACAAAAGGAGATAACATTATTAATAGTAATGAGATTATAAGTAAAAATAAATTTCAAATTTTGTCCTCTTTTAAAAAGGAATATGAAAATAAAATATGGAATAATAAAAAATATTATTGTCTTGTTATAGGATATTTTTTTATCATAAGTATGATTCTTACTTTATTTATGTTATATGTTTTTTACTTTGAAAACAAAATATTTCAAAATAACAGAAAATTGAATTTTCTGATTATAAATATATTACTAATATCATTAATTACCATTATGATTTTAAAATATAAATCTAAAATATTATATATAATACCCTTTTGTATCCTTCCTATAAGTGTACGTGCTTTTTTCAATTTGAATTTGAGTATTTTTATTCATTTAATAACAATCTTGTTATTGTCTTTAATTACACCAAATAGTTTTGAATTTATTTTTTTACAAATGATTGCAGGTTTTTTAGTGATGTTGACAAAAAAAAATATTTCCAAAATGGAAAATCTTTTTATTGCTGCAGCAAAAATAACCATAACTTATATTACTACTTTTAGTTTACTCACTTTAATCCGTGAAGGATCTTTAGAAAAAATTTCTTGGGATACTTTTTCTTTATTTTTTTTTAGTGGAATCTTAACAACTTTATTTGTTCATCCATTAATATTTCTTTTTGAAAAATTATTGAATTTAACTTCAGATATTTCGTTATTAGAACTATCTGACACCAATACTCCTATATTAAGATTATTATCCCAAAAAGCACCAGGGACTTTACAACATGTTTTAACAGTCGCAAATATAGCAGAAGAAACTGCTGTCGCAATTGGCGCTAATTCTCTATTAGTAAGAATAGGATCGATTTATCATGATATAGGAAAAATAAAAAAATCTAAGTATTTTATTGAAAATCAACAAAATATAATTAATCCTCATCAAAAATTAAGTCCAAAACAAAGTGCAAAAATTATTTTAGAACATGTATCAATAGGGGTTAAACTAGCAAAAAAATATCATTTACCTGATTCCATTACTGATTTTATACGCACTCATCATGGAAATAGTATTGTTTATTCTTTTTATGAAAAACAAAAAAAAATATATCCAAATATAAAAGTGGATAAAAAACAATTCCAATATTCTGGTCCTAAACCATTTTCAAAAGAGACGGCTATTGTCATGATAGCTGATTCTATAGAAGCGGCTTCAAAAAGTATCAAAAATCCATCAGATAAAGATTTGGAAAATTTGGTAGAAAATATAATCGAAAAACAAAAAATAGAAAATCAATTTTCAAACGCCGATATTACTTTAAAAGAAATAGAAAAAGTAAAACAAGTTTTGAAAAAAAAATTAAAAAATATTTATCACACTAGAATAATATAA
- a CDS encoding ATP-dependent Clp protease proteolytic subunit codes for MNFHKNSEEFMLYAKKHKRINSLTMNDYIIKSMTPYIVEERKLNVAQMDVFSRLMMDRVIFLGTSIEDQVANIVQAQLLFLQSVDSMKDIQIYINSPGGDVYAGLGIYDTMQIVKPDISTICTGMAASMAAVLLCAGVKHKRSALKHSRIMIHQPIGATQGQASDIEITVREILKLKKELYEIISKHSEISIEKIEKDSDRDYWMTSVEAKEYGMIDEVLEGKK; via the coding sequence ATGAATTTTCATAAAAACTCAGAAGAGTTTATGCTATATGCAAAAAAACACAAGAGAATTAATAGTTTAACAATGAATGATTATATTATTAAATCCATGACTCCTTATATTGTAGAAGAAAGAAAATTAAATGTAGCTCAAATGGATGTTTTCTCTCGTTTAATGATGGATAGAGTCATTTTTTTAGGAACTTCAATAGAAGATCAAGTTGCAAATATAGTGCAAGCTCAACTATTATTTTTGCAATCTGTAGATTCTATGAAGGATATACAAATATATATTAATTCTCCAGGAGGAGATGTTTATGCTGGATTAGGAATATATGATACAATGCAAATTGTAAAACCTGATATATCAACTATTTGTACTGGAATGGCTGCATCTATGGCCGCTGTTTTGCTTTGTGCAGGAGTTAAACATAAAAGATCAGCATTGAAACATTCTAGAATCATGATTCATCAACCTATAGGAGCAACACAAGGTCAAGCTTCAGATATTGAAATAACAGTTCGTGAAATTTTAAAATTGAAAAAAGAGCTTTATGAAATTATATCGAAACATTCAGAGATTTCTATTGAAAAAATAGAAAAAGATTCAGATAGAGATTACTGGATGACCTCTGTAGAAGCTAAAGAATACGGGATGATCGATGAAGTATTAGAAGGAAAAAAATGA
- a CDS encoding oligosaccharide flippase family protein yields MVNYVFLKFFTVFFKREEFSLYTDMYALSFIVIGFLSFGLENTYFRFLYKKNYNKKIVFSTGVIIQLLISSFFLLISINLIKYLSFIAGYHHHSEYFFMFFFIIFFDTICILPMAWLRANDKPVQYSTINIVNILIQSFLIIYLFFYSDNIFYGKNTFSFFIFKWISSFTDKIGYIFFSNMISSLINLFLVFPILFKEVTIKKFNKVLAIKMLNFGIPIMIGTIAFSINENLDKILIKRWVSDEMNGAYSACYKIASFISLYLRIFRLGIEPFFFKKSKDADAIYYYEEIIYMFILFGLIFYVLICGNINIFMEFLIDKKYHVAVSIIPIIMMGNLFLGIYTNLSIFYKIIDKPIIGTYISLIGVLITFLFNVIFIFISTDHSFMIPAWGTFTSYGSMLIVLYIWGKKQFLQFCNKKIKNIIMHFLFALFIVFLIRKKTELSFLLQFLYLIIIFFSEKKRLTNLIK; encoded by the coding sequence ATGGTGAATTATGTTTTTTTAAAATTTTTTACTGTTTTTTTTAAAAGAGAAGAATTTTCTCTTTACACAGATATGTATGCATTATCTTTCATTGTTATAGGATTTCTTTCTTTTGGATTAGAAAATACCTACTTTAGATTTTTATATAAGAAAAATTATAACAAAAAAATTGTTTTTTCAACGGGAGTGATAATACAATTGTTGATCAGTTCTTTTTTTTTGTTAATTTCTATAAATTTAATAAAATATTTATCTTTTATTGCTGGATATCATCATCATTCAGAATATTTTTTCATGTTTTTTTTTATTATTTTTTTTGATACAATTTGTATTCTTCCTATGGCTTGGCTTCGTGCAAATGATAAACCTGTACAATATTCTACAATAAATATTGTAAATATATTAATACAATCATTTCTAATAATATATTTATTTTTTTATTCTGATAATATTTTTTATGGTAAAAACACTTTTTCTTTTTTCATTTTTAAATGGATTAGTTCTTTTACAGATAAAATAGGTTATATCTTTTTTTCGAATATGATCTCTTCTTTAATAAATTTATTTTTAGTTTTTCCTATTCTTTTCAAAGAGGTAACTATAAAAAAGTTTAATAAAGTTCTTGCTATCAAAATGTTAAATTTTGGAATTCCTATTATGATAGGAACTATTGCTTTTTCCATTAATGAAAATTTAGATAAGATTTTGATTAAAAGATGGGTTTCAGATGAAATGAATGGGGCCTATTCAGCTTGTTACAAAATTGCCTCTTTTATAAGTTTGTATCTTAGAATTTTTAGATTAGGAATTGAACCTTTTTTTTTTAAAAAATCTAAAGATGCAGATGCAATATATTATTATGAAGAAATCATTTATATGTTTATTTTATTTGGATTAATTTTTTATGTGTTAATATGTGGGAATATTAACATATTTATGGAATTTTTAATTGATAAAAAATATCATGTAGCTGTTTCCATTATCCCCATAATAATGATGGGAAATCTTTTTTTGGGAATTTATACGAATTTATCCATTTTTTATAAGATTATAGATAAACCTATTATTGGAACTTATATCTCATTAATTGGTGTATTGATTACTTTTTTATTTAATGTTATTTTTATTTTCATTTCTACTGATCATAGTTTTATGATTCCGGCTTGGGGTACTTTTACGTCTTATGGATCTATGCTTATAGTTTTATATATTTGGGGAAAAAAACAGTTTTTACAATTTTGTAATAAAAAAATTAAAAATATTATAATGCATTTTTTATTTGCACTTTTTATCGTTTTTTTGATAAGAAAAAAAACGGAATTAAGCTTTTTATTACAATTTTTATATCTAATTATTATTTTTTTTTCAGAGAAAAAAAGATTGACCAATTTAATCAAATAA
- a CDS encoding sugar phosphate nucleotidyltransferase, whose translation MKIIIPMAGKGSRLFPHTLNTPKPLIHIAGKTILRRLLESLSKIIQVFSIQEIVFILGNFGNQVEKQLISLSHDMKVHPIIYYQVIPLGTADALLKAKKSLTGEPIIVAFSDSLFYHHFFDKEITTHKVDNIIWTKKVENPHLFGVVKYSSSGIVTHFIEKPNNYISNFAIVGLYYFKNSLILKKELQFLLDHNIKNKQEYQLTSALENMRKKGEKFIIKQVKEWMDFGNQKKTICSNSKILSIESQNSELIHKTVIIKNSLIKKPCSIKENTSIENSIIGPYVSIGKFTKLKNSNIKKSIIQDYTIIQHANLNHSIIGNHSIYIGEKAKEVSLSDYSVFK comes from the coding sequence ATGAAAATTATAATCCCCATGGCTGGAAAAGGATCACGTCTTTTTCCACATACTTTAAATACTCCTAAACCATTGATTCATATTGCAGGAAAAACAATTTTGAGAAGATTGTTGGAAAGTTTATCCAAAATTATTCAAGTTTTCTCTATACAAGAAATAGTTTTTATTTTAGGAAATTTTGGAAATCAGGTAGAAAAACAATTAATCAGTTTATCTCATGATATGAAAGTTCATCCTATTATATATTATCAAGTCATTCCTCTTGGAACAGCAGATGCTTTGTTGAAGGCTAAAAAATCTTTAACAGGAGAACCAATTATTGTAGCTTTTTCTGATTCTTTATTCTATCATCATTTTTTTGATAAAGAAATTACTACTCATAAAGTAGATAACATTATCTGGACAAAGAAAGTTGAAAATCCTCATTTATTTGGCGTAGTAAAATATTCCTCTTCAGGAATCGTTACTCATTTTATAGAAAAACCAAATAATTATATATCAAATTTTGCTATTGTGGGACTTTATTATTTTAAAAATAGTCTGATTTTAAAAAAAGAATTACAATTTTTATTGGATCATAATATTAAGAATAAACAAGAATATCAGTTAACATCGGCTTTAGAAAATATGAGAAAAAAAGGAGAAAAATTCATTATCAAACAGGTAAAAGAATGGATGGATTTTGGTAATCAAAAAAAAACTATTTGTTCAAATTCAAAAATATTATCCATTGAATCTCAAAATTCAGAATTAATTCATAAAACAGTCATTATAAAAAATAGTTTGATTAAAAAACCTTGTTCAATCAAAGAAAATACAAGTATTGAAAACAGTATTATAGGCCCTTATGTTTCAATAGGAAAATTCACAAAACTAAAAAATAGTAATATAAAAAAATCTATAATTCAAGATTATACAATTATTCAACACGCAAACTTAAATCATTCAATAATAGGAAATCACTCTATTTATATAGGAGAAAAAGCAAAAGAAGTAAGTTTGAGTGATTATTCTGTTTTCAAATAA
- a CDS encoding Sec-independent protein translocase subunit TatA/TatB, protein MYMDFVSIFYIPLGTFGTTEIVVIVILALLLFGGKKIPELMRGLGTGLKEFKKASEEEKNSESEVKKEKK, encoded by the coding sequence ATGTATATGGATTTCGTTTCTATTTTTTATATACCACTTGGTACTTTTGGTACCACAGAAATCGTGGTTATTGTCATTCTTGCTCTTTTACTATTTGGAGGTAAAAAAATTCCAGAATTAATGAGGGGATTGGGAACTGGATTGAAAGAATTTAAAAAAGCTTCTGAAGAAGAAAAAAATTCAGAATCAGAAGTTAAAAAGGAAAAAAAATAA
- a CDS encoding lytic transglycosylase domain-containing protein: METTKIRNIMFFVFILKSLVIQSISKPFLEQKNVINFYNNVFNPKLNLNNIHAEKLWNKTLVGKKKSLSEKKHSQNKKKNTAFLNVNTEELKRRLNFLNQKSQIKILKYNSIVHASIESYLRMSKYIGKIISLSDFFFPMFEEKLENYRLPKELKYLAIIESNLNPVVTSKAGAKGIWQFMPETGKIYNLDINHLYDERNDPIKSTEAACRYLKFLYRKIGNWEFVLAAYNAGPGTVDKILQRSKNRKNFWELWEFFPKETQNYIPKFIAINYVMNYHKEHNIYKYSSSPYKYKYKETILIPIKEKISLKFYAYNLNISYQDLILLNPQYLVDLIPSGNKLRLPKNKIFILKNKERFFSKKIHKN; this comes from the coding sequence ATGGAAACAACAAAAATAAGAAATATTATGTTTTTTGTGTTCATCTTAAAAAGCTTGGTCATTCAATCTATATCAAAACCATTCTTGGAACAAAAAAATGTAATCAATTTTTATAATAATGTTTTTAATCCAAAACTAAATTTAAATAATATACATGCGGAAAAATTATGGAATAAAACGTTAGTAGGAAAAAAAAAATCTTTATCTGAAAAAAAGCACTCTCAAAATAAGAAAAAAAATACTGCTTTTCTCAATGTTAATACTGAAGAATTAAAACGAAGACTAAATTTTCTAAATCAAAAATCTCAAATTAAAATACTAAAATACAACAGTATAGTACATGCTTCTATAGAAAGTTATCTTCGTATGAGTAAATATATAGGAAAAATTATTTCACTGTCAGATTTTTTTTTTCCTATGTTTGAAGAAAAACTTGAAAATTACCGTCTTCCAAAAGAATTAAAATATTTAGCTATTATAGAATCCAATTTAAATCCTGTTGTTACTTCCAAAGCAGGAGCGAAAGGTATTTGGCAATTTATGCCTGAAACTGGAAAAATATATAATCTTGATATTAATCATCTTTATGATGAAAGAAATGATCCGATTAAATCTACAGAAGCAGCTTGTCGGTATTTGAAATTTTTGTATAGAAAAATAGGAAATTGGGAGTTTGTTTTAGCCGCATACAATGCAGGACCTGGAACCGTGGATAAAATATTACAACGCTCTAAAAATAGAAAAAATTTTTGGGAATTATGGGAATTCTTTCCGAAAGAAACCCAGAATTATATTCCAAAATTTATAGCTATAAATTATGTAATGAATTATCATAAGGAACACAATATTTACAAATATAGTTCTTCCCCTTACAAATACAAATATAAAGAAACAATATTAATACCTATCAAGGAAAAAATTTCATTGAAATTTTACGCTTACAATTTAAATATTTCCTATCAAGATTTAATCCTTCTCAATCCGCAATATCTTGTAGATCTTATTCCTTCAGGAAATAAGTTAAGATTACCAAAAAATAAGATTTTTATTTTAAAAAATAAAGAGAGATTTTTTTCAAAAAAAATCCATAAAAATTGA